The proteins below come from a single Ictidomys tridecemlineatus isolate mIctTri1 chromosome 8, mIctTri1.hap1, whole genome shotgun sequence genomic window:
- the LOC101978655 gene encoding olfactory receptor 2J3-like: protein MENINGTSEGYFILLGFSHWPNLETALFVVISIFYLMTLIGNLLIIILSYLDSRLHTPMYFFLSNLSFLDLCYTTSSIPQLLVNLWDPEKTISYAACMIQLYFALALGTTECVLLVVMSYDRYAAVCKPLHYAVLMHPRLCQSLAVASWVSGFINSALHSLITFWVPLCGHHQVDHFFCEVPALLKLSCVDTHANELTLMVTSSIFVLTPLVLILTSYGAIAQVVLRMQSTTGRQKVFGTCGAHLMVVSLFFIPVLCIYLQPPTENSQDQGKFISLFYTVVTPSLNPLIYTLRNKDIREAVRRLMGRE, encoded by the coding sequence ATGGAAAATATCAATGGAACTTCTGAAGGATACTTCATTCTACTGGGATTTTCTCATTGGCCTAACCTGGAAACAGCTCTTTTTGTTGTAATCTCTATATTCTACTTGATGACACTGATAGGTAATTTGTTGATCATCATCCTCTCATACCTGGATTCCCGTCtccacactcccatgtacttcttcctctcaaACCTCTCTTTTCTGGATCTCTGCTACACCACCAGCTCCATCCCCCAATTGCTGGTTAACCTCTGGGACCCAGAGAAAACCATTTCTTATGCTGCTTGTATGATTCAACTCTACTTTGCTCTTGCTCTGGGAACCACAGAGTGTGTCCTGCTGGTGGTGATGTCCTATGATCGTTATGCAGCTGTGTGTAAACCCCTGCATTATGCTGTCCTCATGCACCCTCGACTCTGCCAATCCTTAGCTGTGGCTTCCTGGGTAAGTGGCTTTATTAACTCAGCACTCCATTCCCTCATTACCTTCTGGGTACCCCTGTGTGGACATCACCAAGTGGatcacttcttctgtgaagttccaGCACTCCTGAAATTGTCATGTGTTGATACTCATGCTAATGAGCTGACTCTCATGGTCACAAGCTCTATTTTTGTTCTCACGCCTCTTGTCCTCATTCTAACATCCTATGGTGCCATTGCTCAGGTTGTACTGAGGATGCAGTCAACTACTGGACGTCAGAAAGTCTTTGGGACGTGTGGAGCCCATCTTATGGTTGTTTCCCTCTTTTTCATTCCAGTTCTCTGCATTTATCTTCAACCACCAACAGAAAATTCTCAAGATCAAGGGAAGTTTATTTCCCTGTTTTATACTGTTGTCACACCTAGCCTCAACCCACTCATCTATACCCTCAGAAACAAAGACATTAGAGAGGCAGTTAGAAGACTAATGGGAAGAGAATGA
- the LOC101958658 gene encoding olfactory receptor 2H1, producing the protein MVNQSFPLGFLLLGFSEHPELERILFVVVLTSYLLTLVGNTLIILLSVLDPRLHSPMYFFLSNLSFLDLCFTTSFVPQMLVNLWGPKKTISFLGCFIQLFIFLSLGTTECILLTVMAFDRYVAVCQPLHYATIIHPRLCRQLAAVAWVMGLAQSIVQTPPTLRLPFCPHRQIDDFLCEVPSLIRLSCGDTTYNEIQLAVSSVIFVVVPLSLILVSYSAIAQAVLRINSAQAWKRALGTCSSHLMVVTIFYSSVIAVYLQPKNPYAQKRGKFFGLFYAVGTPSLNPLIYTLRNKEVKRAFRRLLGKEGDSREN; encoded by the coding sequence ATGGTCAACCAAAGCTTCCCATTGGGATTCCTCCTTCTGGGCTTCTCTGAACACCCAGAGCTGGAAAGGATTCTCTTTGTGGTTGTCTTAACTTCCTACCTCCTCACCTTGGTGGGCAACACACTCATCATCCTGCTGTCGGTGCTCGATCCCAGGCTCCACTCTccaatgtacttcttcctctccaacctctccttcttGGACCTCTGCTTCACCACAAGTTTTGTCCCCCAGATGCTGGTCAACCTCTGGGGCCCCAAGAAGACCATCAGCTTCCTGGGCTGCTTCATCCAGCTCTTCATCTTTCTGTCCCTGGGAACAACTGAGTGCATCCTCCTGACAGTGATGGCCTTTGACCGCTATGTGGCTGTCTGCCAGCCCCTTCACTATGCCACCATCATCCACCCACGACTATGCAGGCAACTGGCAGCTGTGGCCTGGGTTATGGGTCTGGCCCAATCCATAGTCCAGACGCCACCCACTCTTCGCCTGCCCTTCTGTCCCCACCGGCAGATAGATGACTTTTTGTGTGAAGTTCCTTCTCTGATTAGACTATCCTGTGGAGACACCACCTACAATGAAATCCAGTTAGCTGTGTCCAGTGTCATCTTTGTGGTGGTTCCTCTCAGCCTCATCCTTGTCTCTTACAGTGCCATTGCCCaggcagtgctgaggattaactCTGCCCAAGCATGGAAAAGAGCTTTAGGGACCTGCTCCTCCCATCTTATGGTTGTCACTATCTTCTACAGCTCCGTCATTGCTGTCTACCTCCAGCCCAAAAATCCATATGCCCAAAAGAGGGGCAAGTTCTTTGGCCTCTTCTATGCAGTGGGTACTCCTTCACTTAACCCACTCATATACACCCTGAGGAACAAGGAGGTAAAGAGGGCATTCAGGAGGTTGCTGGGGAAAGAAGGTGATTCCAGGGAGAACTAA